The Alteripontixanthobacter sp. genome has a window encoding:
- a CDS encoding TonB-dependent receptor, with amino-acid sequence MRKNHYKAFKGLACSVSAMALTVSGAAFAQDADDCVDEDGNVVVCPETEEGPDGVFGNNPTDTDPVDITDPGATGVANNDGAIVVTGSRIKRDTYSSISPLQVLTTEVEQEAGLFDPSQILQRSESASGTQIDATFQGFVLDNGPGSQTLNLRGLGADRTLLLVNGRRLAPAGAEGAPTNPSINLLPGSLIDRYDLLLDGASSVYGSDAVAGVGNIILRKDFDGLELFARGEINPEGAGEDYTVSAAYGVNTDRGFIGFGAEYDYRDEIRLRDRDFLQGCTTNYELTTNGDIRTLGIAGNAQLRARNIERSGQDIGLVPDDCVQFVGTGALLVDNTFSFALFRQPGEGNFGLPGFSETRDAFGDDVDSDGDGIRDVDFRFNNLDGLNPDQTFLSEQKLYNVMAYGEYTFPGAANITPFFEANFSRAEISSENTGNSQLTPVVPADNQFNICNPNQPNGFDCGAVEDAFLGLPPGFVDGRFGLPTGTARETRPFFSIRGDRDNFEVRQDQYRGVLGVKGDLPFISPSWSFEVSGVYSRSEGKSSRVGVRSDRLALALGVDPTVNPELRAFGNVTLPNGPCDLTGAIDPDNVQPDLTQGCVPVNLFADSIFNFPFGSFATDAERDFLFDERNFDTTYEQTTINAFVTGDLFELPAGPVGVVLGAEYRNDKIDSQPDAVASEGLLFGFFADQGAAGSKDIKEAFAEIDIPLQAGQPWVRELNVKLAGRVTDEEFYGTNFTYSAGMGWRPIDPLLIKLNYGTSFRAPNLRENFLRGQTGFLQLFDPCAVPTEAFNPLAPEGERYDPNEDDREQTTLDNCRREGRNPLLVGINAQETSSFQSQSVEIATGGSLDIDPETSRSLTAGFAFEETFGDGYDISLGFNYYDIKIEGAIVEPSSQFIINDCFLRQDGQRSPFCDRIGVDPSAANDRMLISDIDSGFINLNEENVRGLDLNGTFGKEVAAFGRLIDLGLNVRANHLIERSDVFVDELGQATFDEDAGEFGLPKWTGRATFTADIDDLRFSWQVRYTGPVEQDAEGIDPFSDAFGRGPDGQPTGFTGDTCLGNGSGTNDTDTGEFIPDGIIEGTGVFCRDLAAADEQFLHTVSLRYRFDGFTIIAGVDNLFDTAPPLISGGEGVTQIANTAIGNGYDYDGREFFFSVRKEF; translated from the coding sequence ATGCGTAAGAATCATTACAAAGCGTTCAAGGGTCTCGCTTGTTCCGTATCCGCCATGGCGCTCACCGTTTCCGGTGCCGCTTTCGCTCAGGACGCCGACGATTGCGTCGATGAAGATGGCAACGTGGTGGTCTGCCCCGAAACCGAAGAGGGGCCGGATGGCGTATTCGGGAACAATCCAACCGATACCGACCCAGTCGACATTACCGATCCAGGCGCAACGGGCGTTGCGAATAATGATGGCGCAATCGTCGTTACCGGCTCGCGCATCAAGCGCGATACCTATTCCTCGATCTCGCCGCTCCAGGTTCTGACCACCGAGGTCGAGCAGGAAGCCGGCCTGTTCGATCCTTCGCAAATCCTGCAGCGCTCCGAATCCGCTTCGGGCACGCAGATCGATGCTACCTTCCAAGGCTTCGTGCTGGATAACGGCCCGGGCTCGCAAACGCTGAACCTGCGCGGCCTTGGTGCCGATCGTACGCTGCTGCTGGTCAATGGTCGCCGCCTCGCACCCGCCGGTGCGGAAGGCGCGCCGACCAACCCTTCGATCAACCTGCTTCCCGGCTCGCTGATCGATCGTTACGACCTGCTGCTGGATGGCGCATCTTCGGTTTACGGTTCTGATGCCGTTGCCGGTGTTGGTAACATCATTCTGCGCAAGGATTTCGACGGCCTCGAGCTGTTTGCGCGCGGCGAAATCAACCCCGAAGGCGCTGGCGAAGATTACACGGTTTCCGCTGCCTACGGCGTCAACACCGACCGCGGCTTTATCGGCTTTGGCGCGGAATATGATTACCGCGATGAAATCCGGTTGCGGGATCGTGATTTCTTGCAAGGTTGTACAACCAACTACGAATTGACGACTAACGGCGATATTCGGACCTTGGGAATTGCGGGCAATGCGCAGCTGAGGGCACGCAATATTGAGCGGAGCGGTCAGGATATCGGCTTGGTGCCGGACGATTGCGTGCAATTTGTTGGAACCGGCGCTCTACTGGTCGACAATACCTTCTCCTTCGCGCTTTTCCGTCAGCCGGGGGAGGGCAATTTCGGCCTGCCTGGCTTCAGTGAGACCCGTGACGCATTTGGTGATGACGTCGATTCTGACGGAGACGGAATTCGCGATGTGGATTTCCGGTTCAACAATCTCGATGGGCTTAATCCCGATCAGACATTTCTGAGCGAGCAAAAGTTGTATAACGTGATGGCTTATGGCGAATACACCTTTCCTGGTGCCGCCAACATTACGCCATTCTTCGAAGCGAATTTCTCACGTGCTGAGATTTCGTCGGAAAATACCGGCAATTCACAGCTGACGCCGGTCGTGCCAGCCGACAACCAGTTCAATATCTGTAATCCTAACCAGCCTAACGGTTTCGATTGTGGCGCCGTTGAAGATGCGTTTCTCGGCTTGCCGCCCGGGTTTGTCGATGGCCGGTTCGGCCTGCCGACGGGAACAGCCCGTGAAACGCGTCCTTTCTTCAGTATCCGCGGCGATCGCGACAACTTCGAAGTTCGGCAGGATCAATATCGCGGTGTTCTGGGTGTAAAGGGCGATCTTCCCTTCATCTCGCCAAGTTGGTCGTTTGAAGTTTCGGGTGTCTATTCGCGCTCCGAAGGCAAATCGAGCCGTGTAGGCGTACGCTCCGACCGTCTGGCTCTCGCGCTGGGGGTCGACCCTACCGTCAATCCCGAACTTCGCGCTTTTGGAAATGTTACGCTGCCAAACGGTCCCTGCGATCTGACCGGCGCAATCGACCCCGACAATGTTCAGCCGGATTTGACCCAGGGCTGTGTCCCGGTGAACCTGTTTGCCGACAGCATCTTCAACTTCCCCTTCGGTTCTTTCGCAACCGATGCCGAGCGCGATTTCCTGTTCGATGAGCGTAATTTCGATACGACCTATGAACAAACTACGATCAACGCGTTCGTAACTGGCGATTTGTTCGAGCTGCCAGCCGGGCCGGTTGGTGTCGTGCTGGGTGCCGAGTATCGTAATGACAAGATCGATTCTCAGCCCGACGCTGTCGCTTCCGAAGGGCTGTTGTTCGGCTTCTTCGCCGATCAGGGCGCCGCTGGTAGCAAGGACATCAAGGAGGCTTTTGCCGAAATTGATATTCCGTTGCAGGCTGGCCAACCCTGGGTGCGCGAGCTGAATGTAAAGCTGGCCGGCCGCGTTACAGATGAAGAATTCTATGGCACCAACTTCACATACTCGGCAGGGATGGGCTGGCGCCCGATCGACCCGCTGCTCATCAAGCTGAATTACGGTACCTCGTTCCGCGCGCCGAACCTGCGCGAGAACTTCTTGCGTGGACAAACCGGCTTCTTGCAGCTGTTTGATCCGTGTGCTGTTCCAACGGAAGCATTCAATCCTCTTGCTCCCGAGGGCGAACGCTACGATCCGAATGAAGATGATCGCGAGCAAACGACGCTGGACAATTGCCGTCGGGAAGGTCGTAATCCGTTGCTGGTGGGCATCAATGCCCAGGAAACTAGCTCGTTCCAGTCGCAAAGCGTAGAAATCGCAACGGGTGGTAGCCTGGATATTGATCCTGAAACGTCTCGCTCCCTCACCGCTGGCTTTGCGTTTGAAGAAACCTTTGGCGATGGCTATGATATCAGCCTGGGTTTCAATTACTACGATATCAAAATCGAAGGTGCGATTGTTGAACCTAGTTCACAGTTCATCATCAATGACTGCTTCCTGCGTCAAGATGGCCAGCGTAGTCCTTTTTGTGATCGCATCGGGGTCGATCCCAGTGCCGCCAACGATCGTATGCTTATCTCGGATATCGACTCCGGCTTCATTAACCTGAACGAAGAAAACGTCCGCGGATTGGATCTTAATGGCACCTTCGGCAAAGAAGTCGCCGCGTTTGGTCGTCTGATCGATCTCGGACTGAATGTCCGGGCCAACCATCTGATCGAACGTTCCGATGTATTTGTCGATGAACTGGGCCAAGCCACCTTCGATGAAGACGCAGGTGAATTCGGTCTGCCGAAATGGACGGGTCGGGCTACATTTACCGCTGATATCGATGACCTGCGCTTCAGTTGGCAGGTCCGTTACACGGGACCGGTAGAGCAAGACGCTGAGGGTATCGATCCCTTCAGCGACGCGTTCGGACGCGGGCCGGACGGTCAGCCGACTGGTTTCACTGGTGATACTTGCTTAGGCAACGGTTCCGGTACGAATGATACTGATACGGGTGAGTTCATTCCGGACGGTATCATCGAGGGTACCGGCGTGTTCTGCCGCGACTTGGCCGCTGCCGACGAGCAGTTCCTGCATACGGTATCACTGCGTTATCGCTTTGATGGTTTCACGATAATTGCCGGCGTCGACAACCTCTTCGACACCGCCCCGCCGCTGATCAGCGGGGGAGAAGGCGTGACGCAGATCGCCAATACCGCAATCGGTAACGGCTACGATTACGATGGCCGGGAATTCTTCTTCTCCGTGCGGAAAGAATTCTAA
- the clpB gene encoding ATP-dependent chaperone ClpB → MNLEKFTDRAKGFLQAAQTVAIRMSHQRITPAHLLKAMIEDAEGMASGLIARAGGNPRQVEDEVDAALAKIPAVSGGGAQATPGLDNDAVRVLDQAETIAEKSGDSYVTVERLLVALALATTTSAGQALKAANVDAKKLEAAISELRGGRTADTASAEQAYDAMKKYARDLTEAAREGKLDPVIGRDEEIRRTVQILARRTKNNPALIGEPGTGKTAIAEGLALRIANGDVPDSLKGRTLMSLDMGSLIAGAKYRGEFEERLKAVLDEVKGADGQIILFIDEMHTLIGAGASEGSMDASNLLKPALSRGELHCIGATTLDEYQKYVEKDPALQRRFQSVYIDEPSVEDTISILRGIKDKYELHHGVRITDGAIVAAARLSDRYIQNRFLPDKAIDLMDEAASRIRMEVESKPEEIEGLDRRIIQLKIEEQALQKETDQASQDRLEALRKELSELEQQSSELTTRWQNERDKIQAEGKLKEALDAARIELEQAQRAGDLAKAGELSYGTIPDLEKQLAEAETHTENALLREEVTEDDIAGVVSRSTGIPIDKMLEGEREKLLQMEAELGKRVIGQEAAVESVSKAVRRARAGLQDPGRPLGSFLFLGPTGVGKTELTKALASFLFDDDDAMVRIDMSEFMEKHAVARLIGAPPGYVGYDEGGVLTEAVRRRPYQVVLFDEVEKAHSDVFNVLLQVLDDGRLTDGQGRVVDFSNTLIILTSNLGSQFLSQMTDDQQVADVEPQVMDVVRGHFRPEFLNRLDEIILFHRLAMEHMAPIVDIQVARVQKLLTDRKITLELTDAARRWLGRVGYDPVYGARPLKRAVQRYVQDPLADKLLRGEVPDGSTVSIDEGDGELAIKVGE, encoded by the coding sequence ATGAATCTCGAAAAATTCACCGACCGCGCCAAGGGCTTCCTGCAGGCTGCGCAAACTGTCGCCATCCGCATGAGCCATCAGCGCATCACGCCCGCGCATTTGCTCAAGGCGATGATCGAGGATGCCGAGGGCATGGCCAGCGGGCTGATCGCCCGCGCGGGCGGCAATCCACGGCAGGTCGAAGACGAGGTCGATGCAGCGCTCGCCAAGATCCCTGCGGTCAGCGGCGGCGGGGCGCAAGCGACGCCCGGGCTGGATAATGACGCGGTGCGCGTTCTCGATCAGGCGGAAACCATCGCTGAAAAATCGGGCGATTCCTATGTCACGGTAGAACGGCTGCTGGTCGCGCTGGCGCTCGCCACAACCACTTCGGCCGGGCAGGCGCTCAAGGCGGCAAACGTCGATGCGAAAAAGCTGGAAGCGGCTATTTCGGAGCTTCGCGGCGGACGTACGGCGGACACGGCCAGCGCCGAGCAAGCCTATGACGCGATGAAGAAATACGCCCGCGACCTGACCGAGGCCGCACGCGAAGGCAAGCTGGACCCGGTAATTGGCCGCGACGAGGAGATTCGCCGCACGGTGCAGATTCTCGCTCGACGCACGAAGAACAACCCGGCGCTGATCGGCGAGCCCGGCACCGGCAAGACCGCCATTGCCGAAGGCCTCGCGCTACGCATCGCCAATGGCGACGTCCCCGATAGTCTGAAGGGCCGCACGCTGATGAGCCTCGACATGGGTTCGTTGATTGCCGGCGCGAAATATCGCGGCGAGTTCGAGGAACGGCTGAAGGCCGTGCTCGACGAAGTGAAGGGCGCCGACGGGCAGATCATCCTGTTCATCGACGAGATGCATACGCTGATCGGGGCGGGCGCTTCGGAAGGCAGCATGGACGCGTCCAACCTGCTCAAACCCGCGCTCAGCCGGGGTGAACTGCATTGCATCGGCGCGACCACGCTCGACGAGTATCAGAAATATGTCGAAAAGGACCCGGCGCTGCAACGCCGTTTCCAGTCGGTCTATATCGACGAGCCGAGCGTGGAAGATACAATATCCATCCTGCGCGGGATCAAGGACAAGTACGAGCTGCATCACGGCGTGCGCATCACCGATGGCGCGATCGTTGCGGCGGCCCGCCTGTCCGACCGTTATATCCAGAACCGCTTCCTGCCCGACAAGGCGATCGACCTGATGGACGAGGCTGCCAGCCGGATCCGGATGGAAGTGGAATCCAAGCCCGAGGAAATCGAGGGGCTCGACAGGCGGATCATCCAGCTCAAGATCGAGGAACAGGCGCTCCAGAAGGAAACCGACCAGGCCTCGCAAGACCGGTTGGAAGCGCTGCGCAAGGAATTGTCCGAGCTGGAGCAGCAATCGAGCGAGCTGACCACACGCTGGCAGAACGAACGCGACAAGATCCAGGCCGAAGGCAAGCTGAAGGAAGCGCTGGACGCCGCCCGGATCGAGCTGGAACAGGCCCAGCGCGCAGGAGACCTCGCCAAGGCGGGGGAGCTGTCCTACGGCACCATCCCCGACCTTGAAAAGCAGCTGGCCGAGGCGGAAACGCACACCGAAAACGCGCTGCTGCGCGAGGAAGTGACCGAAGACGATATTGCCGGCGTGGTGTCGCGCTCGACCGGCATCCCGATCGACAAGATGCTCGAAGGCGAGCGCGAGAAGCTCCTCCAGATGGAAGCGGAGCTGGGCAAGCGAGTGATCGGGCAGGAGGCGGCGGTCGAGTCGGTTTCCAAGGCTGTCCGCCGCGCGCGTGCCGGGCTGCAGGATCCGGGCCGCCCGCTGGGTAGCTTCCTGTTCCTCGGCCCCACCGGCGTGGGCAAGACCGAACTGACCAAGGCGCTCGCATCCTTCCTGTTCGACGATGACGACGCGATGGTGCGCATCGATATGAGCGAATTCATGGAGAAGCACGCCGTCGCCCGGCTGATCGGCGCGCCCCCGGGCTATGTCGGATATGACGAGGGCGGGGTGCTGACCGAAGCGGTGCGTCGCCGCCCCTATCAGGTGGTGCTGTTCGACGAGGTCGAGAAGGCCCATAGCGACGTGTTCAACGTGCTGCTGCAAGTGCTCGACGATGGCCGGCTGACCGATGGGCAGGGCCGGGTGGTCGATTTCAGCAATACGCTGATTATCCTGACCTCCAATCTCGGCAGCCAGTTCCTCAGCCAGATGACCGACGATCAGCAGGTCGCCGATGTGGAGCCGCAGGTGATGGATGTGGTGCGCGGCCATTTCCGCCCCGAATTCCTCAACCGGCTGGACGAGATCATCCTGTTCCACCGCCTGGCGATGGAGCACATGGCGCCGATTGTGGATATCCAGGTCGCGCGGGTGCAAAAACTGCTCACCGATCGCAAGATAACGCTCGAGCTTACCGACGCTGCCCGCCGCTGGCTCGGCCGGGTGGGTTACGACCCGGTCTATGGCGCACGTCCGCTGAAACGCGCCGTGCAACGCTATGTCCAGGATCCGCTGGCAGACAAGCTGCTGCGCGGCGAAGTACCCGATGGCAGCACGGTCAGCATCGACGAAGGCGATGGTGAACTGGCGATCAAGGTCGGCGAATAG
- a CDS encoding acylase — protein MWKWLARIGAGVMVVIVAVLIGLMVWEPLAATHGEAPVAKQAYRAEIVRDEFGVPHIYGKTDPDVAYGVAIAHAQDDFTTLQDVIAMARGRYGAIAGEDGAQVDFAYHLLDARGTAEREFGKLPSDTQALFNAYAAGLNDYAEEHSGEIKLGRLFPVNGEDVAAGFALRQPFFFGLGSTIGPLVAGEELGPEPGLPLGAEAASDNVPEAGPIAKAGTDKPLPVHMGEDGAFAGSNAFAIAPDKSGDGVTRLVSNSHQPWRGGVAWYELVVESEDGWHFAGANFPGSPFPFLGHNRNLGWTNTVNHPDMVDVYQLEMDEAGERYRLDGEWRDLESRRVWLRVKFGPLVLPVPQTIHRSIHGPVIENENGFFAIRYGGIDNIGNLDAYYRINKAETFEEWRSIIARMDIPSTNFIYADDAGNIAYIYNAAIPDRDEGPDWRGVLPGNDSALIWDGAVDFAQIPQVINPASGWVFNANNNPFNAAGAGSDLDPKDFSPVLGIETRSTNRARRAAKLMSEPGPIGRERLEAIKYDTGYDREGYVAMMLDGVAALDTSGDPLLAQAQELLGEWDLFADNVGRGDALALLMIRPFMGADYQNGDIPDHREELQRSADHLMEHFGRLDPPMSDLLRLRQGSGDQRDGGPFAVDLPLDGGSDTLRASTLWNIHDDGRLAVRHGDSFIQFVEWAPGMRVRSQSIQPFGSATTRPASPHFTDQSSLFIQHKLKPVHFWRADVLENAVSTQIVKSQ, from the coding sequence ATGTGGAAATGGCTGGCGCGCATCGGCGCGGGCGTGATGGTGGTGATCGTCGCAGTGCTGATCGGGCTGATGGTGTGGGAACCGCTGGCTGCTACGCACGGTGAAGCGCCCGTGGCCAAACAGGCCTATCGCGCGGAAATCGTTCGCGACGAATTCGGCGTGCCGCATATTTACGGCAAGACCGATCCCGATGTGGCTTACGGCGTTGCCATCGCCCATGCGCAGGATGATTTCACCACTTTGCAGGACGTAATCGCCATGGCGCGCGGCCGCTATGGCGCGATTGCGGGCGAGGACGGTGCGCAGGTCGACTTTGCGTACCACCTGCTGGATGCGCGCGGCACGGCAGAGCGCGAGTTCGGCAAGTTGCCTTCCGATACGCAGGCGCTGTTCAATGCCTATGCCGCCGGGCTGAACGATTATGCCGAAGAGCATAGCGGCGAGATCAAGCTGGGCCGGCTGTTCCCGGTGAACGGCGAAGATGTCGCGGCGGGCTTTGCCCTGCGCCAGCCGTTCTTCTTCGGGCTGGGCAGCACGATCGGGCCGCTGGTAGCGGGCGAGGAACTGGGGCCGGAGCCGGGCCTGCCGCTGGGCGCTGAGGCAGCGAGCGATAATGTGCCAGAGGCTGGCCCCATCGCCAAGGCAGGCACCGACAAGCCGCTGCCGGTGCATATGGGGGAGGATGGCGCTTTTGCAGGCTCCAACGCCTTTGCCATCGCGCCGGATAAATCGGGCGACGGGGTAACCCGGCTGGTCAGCAACAGCCATCAGCCCTGGCGCGGCGGGGTCGCGTGGTACGAGCTGGTGGTAGAGAGCGAGGACGGCTGGCACTTCGCAGGCGCGAATTTCCCCGGCAGCCCGTTTCCCTTCCTCGGCCACAACCGTAATCTGGGTTGGACCAACACGGTCAACCATCCCGACATGGTCGATGTCTATCAGCTGGAAATGGACGAAGCGGGCGAGCGGTACCGGCTGGACGGGGAATGGCGCGATCTAGAAAGCCGCCGCGTCTGGCTGCGGGTCAAGTTCGGGCCGCTGGTTCTGCCCGTTCCGCAGACGATCCATCGCAGCATCCACGGTCCGGTCATCGAGAACGAGAACGGCTTTTTCGCCATCCGCTATGGCGGGATCGACAATATCGGCAATCTCGATGCCTATTACCGCATCAACAAGGCGGAAACGTTCGAGGAATGGCGCAGCATCATCGCGCGCATGGATATCCCCTCCACCAATTTCATCTATGCCGACGATGCAGGCAATATTGCTTATATCTACAACGCCGCCATCCCCGACCGGGATGAAGGCCCCGATTGGCGCGGCGTGCTGCCGGGCAATGACAGCGCGCTGATCTGGGACGGTGCGGTGGATTTCGCGCAAATCCCGCAAGTGATCAATCCCGCCAGCGGCTGGGTGTTCAATGCCAACAACAATCCCTTCAACGCCGCGGGCGCGGGAAGCGATCTCGACCCGAAGGATTTCTCCCCCGTTCTGGGGATCGAGACGCGCTCCACCAATCGCGCTCGCCGCGCGGCCAAGCTGATGAGCGAGCCCGGCCCAATCGGGCGCGAGCGTCTGGAAGCGATCAAATACGATACCGGCTATGACCGCGAGGGCTATGTCGCGATGATGCTGGACGGGGTGGCGGCGCTCGACACTTCGGGCGATCCGCTGCTCGCGCAGGCGCAGGAACTGCTTGGCGAATGGGACCTGTTTGCCGATAATGTCGGCCGCGGCGATGCGCTGGCCTTGCTGATGATCCGCCCGTTCATGGGGGCGGATTACCAAAATGGCGACATTCCCGATCACCGCGAGGAATTACAGCGTTCCGCCGATCATTTGATGGAGCATTTCGGACGGCTCGACCCGCCGATGAGCGACCTGCTGCGGCTGCGCCAGGGATCGGGCGATCAGCGCGATGGCGGCCCGTTCGCGGTCGATCTGCCGCTGGATGGTGGCTCCGACACTTTGCGCGCGTCCACGCTGTGGAACATTCACGATGATGGCCGGCTGGCCGTGCGCCACGGCGACAGTTTCATCCAGTTCGTGGAGTGGGCACCGGGGATGCGCGTGCGTTCCCAATCGATCCAGCCATTCGGCTCTGCCACCACCCGGCCCGCCAGTCCGCACTTTACCGATCAATCGTCTCTGTTCATCCAGCACAAGTTGAAACCGGTGCATTTCTGGCGCGCCGATGTGCTCGAAAACGCCGTATCCACGCAAATCGTGAAGTCGCAATAG